From Candidatus Vondammii sp. HM_W22, one genomic window encodes:
- the dksA gene encoding RNA polymerase-binding protein DksA, with protein sequence MAAKKKTDRDRIGPFGFEPYKEARGEEYMNEKQEEHFRGILSAWKQELMEEVDRTVGHMKDDAANFPDPNDRATQESEFSLELRTRDRERKLIKKIDDTHDLIDEHEYGYCEACGVEIGIRRLEARPTATLCIDCKTLDEIREKQRK encoded by the coding sequence ATGGCTGCAAAGAAGAAAACCGACCGCGACCGGATAGGCCCGTTCGGCTTCGAGCCCTATAAAGAGGCCAGGGGCGAAGAGTATATGAACGAAAAGCAGGAAGAGCATTTTCGTGGGATCCTCTCCGCTTGGAAGCAGGAGTTGATGGAAGAAGTTGACCGGACCGTCGGCCATATGAAGGATGATGCGGCAAATTTTCCTGACCCCAACGACCGGGCTACACAGGAATCCGAGTTCAGCCTTGAGCTGCGTACCCGGGACAGAGAACGCAAATTAATTAAAAAAATTGATGATACCCATGATTTAATTGATGAGCATGAGTATGGCTATTGTGAAGCCTGTGGCGTTGAAATCGGCATCCGTCGCCTCGAGGCCAGGCCTACCGCCACTCTCTGTATCGACTGCAAAACCCTGGATGAAATCAGGGAAAAGCAGAGGAAATAA
- the gluQRS gene encoding tRNA glutamyl-Q(34) synthetase GluQRS, producing MTRKKQNYRGRFAPSPTGPLHFGSLVAAMGSYLDARSRGGAWLVRMEDLDTPREIPGAASDILQTLERFGFEWDGEVLYQSSRQEAYREALATLISDNAVFPCSCSRREVAEAGLQGMEGPRYSGKCRQQRMTKTHSGAVRVRTHQEQIQFKDRICKQISQNLELDIGDFIVRRADGLFAYQLAVVVDDAFQQVNQIVRGADLLCSTPRQIHLQQLLGLTTPEYAHLPLVLNDSGQKLSKKTGAFPVDKESPLPSLIAALEFLNQPLPNETPGSLSSFWEWAIAHWSLSPLVTQEK from the coding sequence ATGACCCGCAAAAAACAAAACTACCGGGGAAGATTTGCCCCGTCACCCACCGGCCCTCTCCACTTCGGCTCGCTGGTTGCAGCCATGGGCAGTTATCTGGATGCCCGTAGCCGTGGAGGAGCTTGGCTGGTCCGTATGGAAGACCTCGATACTCCCAGAGAGATACCGGGTGCTGCCAGCGATATTCTGCAAACCCTGGAACGCTTCGGTTTTGAATGGGATGGCGAAGTGCTTTACCAAAGCAGCCGTCAGGAGGCCTACCGGGAGGCATTGGCCACCCTGATAAGCGATAATGCCGTTTTCCCCTGCAGTTGTAGTCGCCGTGAAGTTGCTGAAGCGGGCCTGCAGGGCATGGAGGGACCCAGATATTCGGGGAAATGCCGCCAACAACGAATGACTAAAACGCATTCCGGTGCTGTGCGTGTACGTACCCATCAGGAACAGATTCAATTCAAAGATAGAATCTGCAAGCAGATTTCACAGAATCTTGAGCTGGACATCGGTGACTTTATCGTACGCCGTGCCGATGGCCTTTTTGCTTATCAGTTGGCGGTGGTGGTAGATGATGCTTTTCAGCAGGTCAACCAGATCGTTCGCGGTGCCGATCTTCTCTGCTCCACACCACGCCAGATCCATCTTCAGCAGTTACTTGGATTAACCACCCCGGAATATGCTCATCTCCCTCTGGTGCTGAATGATAGTGGCCAGAAACTGAGCAAGAAGACCGGCGCTTTTCCTGTCGATAAAGAGTCGCCTCTGCCCAGCCTTATCGCTGCCCTTGAATTTCTCAACCAACCCTTGCCAAATGAAACGCCCGGGTCATTATCCAGCTTTTGGGAATGGGCCATAGCCCACTGGAGCCTCTCCCCTCTTGTTACTCAGGAAAAATGA
- a CDS encoding TOBE domain-containing protein, producing MSCSKVVVRVFRGAEYFYTLKLHDGTMLQCLMPSHHEFIVGEQVKVGTDIQNPVIFPE from the coding sequence ATGAGCTGTTCTAAGGTGGTAGTCAGGGTGTTCAGAGGGGCTGAATATTTCTATACCCTGAAGTTACATGATGGCACTATGCTGCAGTGTCTGATGCCCAGCCACCATGAGTTTATTGTGGGTGAGCAGGTGAAGGTGGGGACCGATATTCAGAATCCGGTCATTTTTCCTGAGTAA
- a CDS encoding Tn3 family transposase → MTTEKRLKILTEAEIVDLFGPPALNQNDQRFFFTLNDIELAQCQKIRRRDQRCMFVVLLGYFKVKPISLSPGYHQIKHDIKYVCSEVFPGSGLSPFNLTQKTRVRIYHRIYELTNHQRWENERHSAALTIDLREHAQAWAQPRALFDRAIEYLAAQKISIPGYSVLQDLISDVVSATNDQLIRQLEDLISVDLTSMLSDFVEGNDPLTLRRLRMAAKNITRSELQKELAVHQHIQSWMLEVDEVLSQLSISLKNQQYFAERVTYYGAKLKRQPVGYQRLYLLCYLQSRWQQALERIADGFVHHLFQRKQKAKIYARESVYQDWQRAASNVSKAAQVLRLFIDDRVDQQQPFGALRQHAFKLLAAKDLESVCLFLNDQKRSVEEATWQYFDHRVSLREGLLRDLFLCLHFEGGEKTQRLAATLHRAQRDLIADGEISIGAMDSRLPTKKQLSFMQDSSGVMNKGRYEWFLYLQIPNRLNGQLTLPNVFKYRALEADLVNRERWTEEKDALLERTQLPKLAANPNKLIDQMAKNLGVRLQEVSHYLEHDDNRNIILRNPKGKRHWRLPTANKKYLVNNPFFQQLPTTGVADVLRMVDRDTGFLDDFKHVLGAQSKSRAHEYDLLAILVGNATNQGIYGIAQISDRTYDQLSTIQANYLRLETLNAANDRINNATAKLPIFKHYNIQEDVIHASADGQKFESRRETFKTRYSSKYFGTQKGVSAMSLIANHAAINARVIGANEHESHYIFDLLMNNSSEIVPDVLSTDTHGVNHINFALLDLFGYSFAPRYAQVGRVINEMFDVKEDKDKKIQLSLKKPINTKLIAAHWDTIQRIMISLYERKTTQATLVRKLSGYKSSHPLLGALTEYNRMVKANYLLNYIDDVSLRDYVQRALNRGEAYHQLRRAISNVNGDQFRGSSDEEIQLWNECARLVTNAIIYFNSAILSQLLTSFEYQKDDEKIQIVKQASPVAWYNINLKGTYNFQMSGKLPDLDELMSSIDGYKPVQEKYPHPET, encoded by the coding sequence ATGACCACAGAGAAACGACTCAAGATCCTCACCGAAGCGGAAATTGTTGACTTGTTCGGCCCGCCAGCACTCAATCAAAACGATCAACGATTCTTCTTCACACTCAATGATATCGAATTGGCCCAGTGCCAGAAGATTCGCAGGCGTGATCAACGCTGCATGTTCGTTGTGTTGCTCGGCTACTTTAAAGTGAAGCCCATTTCTTTGAGTCCCGGCTACCACCAGATCAAGCATGATATTAAATATGTCTGCTCAGAAGTGTTTCCCGGTTCCGGTCTGAGTCCCTTCAATCTAACTCAAAAAACTCGTGTGCGTATCTATCATCGCATATACGAATTAACAAACCATCAACGCTGGGAGAACGAACGGCACAGCGCCGCGCTGACAATAGACCTTCGCGAACACGCACAAGCATGGGCTCAACCGCGAGCGTTGTTTGACAGGGCTATTGAATACTTAGCGGCACAAAAAATTAGCATTCCTGGGTACTCAGTTTTGCAAGACTTGATCAGTGATGTCGTCAGTGCTACCAACGATCAACTCATTCGCCAACTCGAAGACCTCATCTCTGTTGACTTGACTTCTATGTTGTCTGACTTTGTCGAAGGCAATGACCCACTGACTCTACGGCGGTTAAGAATGGCGGCTAAGAACATTACAAGGAGTGAGTTGCAAAAAGAACTCGCCGTACATCAGCACATTCAATCTTGGATGCTAGAAGTCGATGAGGTTTTAAGTCAGCTATCAATATCGTTGAAGAATCAGCAGTACTTTGCTGAAAGAGTGACTTACTATGGTGCCAAACTAAAACGCCAACCTGTTGGTTATCAACGCCTCTACTTGTTGTGCTATTTGCAATCGCGTTGGCAACAGGCACTGGAACGAATAGCCGATGGCTTTGTTCATCATCTTTTTCAAAGAAAACAGAAAGCCAAAATATACGCGAGAGAATCTGTTTATCAAGACTGGCAACGAGCTGCGAGTAACGTCAGTAAAGCGGCGCAAGTGTTGCGTCTTTTTATCGACGACAGAGTAGATCAACAACAACCGTTTGGGGCGTTACGGCAGCATGCTTTTAAACTTCTAGCGGCGAAAGATCTGGAATCCGTTTGCCTGTTTTTGAATGATCAAAAGCGATCGGTTGAAGAGGCCACGTGGCAGTACTTCGATCACCGGGTGAGCTTACGAGAAGGCTTACTTCGTGATCTATTCCTGTGCTTGCACTTTGAAGGCGGTGAAAAAACACAGCGCCTGGCAGCTACACTGCATCGTGCGCAGCGTGATCTTATCGCCGATGGTGAAATCTCAATCGGCGCAATGGATAGCCGCTTGCCTACCAAGAAGCAATTGTCGTTCATGCAAGACTCGAGCGGCGTGATGAATAAAGGTCGGTACGAATGGTTCCTTTACTTGCAAATCCCCAATCGGTTGAATGGCCAGCTCACACTGCCAAATGTGTTTAAATACAGGGCTTTGGAGGCTGATCTAGTCAATCGTGAGCGATGGACAGAAGAAAAAGACGCGCTATTAGAGCGCACCCAGTTGCCTAAATTAGCCGCCAATCCCAACAAACTCATTGACCAAATGGCCAAAAACCTGGGTGTTAGATTACAAGAAGTGAGTCACTATCTAGAACACGATGACAACCGAAATATTATCCTGAGAAACCCCAAAGGAAAGCGCCATTGGCGCTTACCCACGGCCAACAAAAAGTACTTGGTCAATAATCCGTTCTTCCAGCAACTACCCACGACTGGCGTTGCCGATGTGTTGCGAATGGTCGATCGCGACACAGGCTTCCTTGATGACTTTAAGCATGTACTGGGTGCACAGTCGAAGAGCCGAGCACACGAGTATGACCTGTTGGCTATCTTGGTGGGCAACGCGACCAACCAAGGCATTTATGGTATCGCTCAAATATCCGATCGCACTTACGATCAGCTCAGCACCATTCAGGCGAACTATCTGAGGTTAGAAACACTGAACGCAGCCAACGATCGCATCAACAACGCAACGGCTAAGCTTCCGATCTTCAAGCACTACAATATCCAAGAAGATGTTATCCACGCCAGTGCTGATGGTCAGAAGTTCGAATCCCGGCGTGAGACATTTAAAACACGTTACTCGTCAAAATACTTTGGCACGCAAAAAGGCGTGTCGGCCATGAGCTTGATCGCCAATCATGCGGCCATCAATGCTCGTGTGATCGGTGCTAACGAGCACGAGTCCCACTACATCTTCGATCTACTGATGAACAATAGTTCCGAGATCGTGCCAGACGTACTGTCTACCGATACGCACGGAGTCAATCACATCAACTTCGCATTGCTAGATCTCTTTGGGTACAGCTTTGCTCCACGCTATGCTCAGGTGGGTCGTGTCATCAATGAGATGTTCGATGTCAAAGAAGACAAGGATAAGAAAATCCAATTGAGTCTGAAAAAGCCCATCAACACCAAGCTCATCGCGGCTCACTGGGATACTATACAACGGATCATGATCTCACTTTATGAACGCAAAACAACGCAAGCGACATTGGTTAGAAAGCTCTCAGGTTACAAAAGCAGCCACCCGTTACTCGGGGCACTAACGGAATACAATCGTATGGTGAAAGCGAATTATTTACTCAACTACATCGATGACGTCAGTCTGCGCGACTACGTTCAGCGAGCACTCAATCGAGGCGAGGCTTACCACCAACTGCGTCGTGCAATCAGCAACGTCAATGGTGATCAGTTCCGCGGCAGCTCGGATGAGGAGATCCAACTGTGGAACGAATGTGCTCGCCTGGTTACCAACGCTATAATCTACTTTAACTCGGCCATACTCAGTCAGTTGCTGACTAGCTTTGAATATCAGAAGGATGATGAAAAAATCCAGATCGTCAAACAAGCCTCCCCAGTTGCCTGGTACAACATCAACCTGAAAGGCACCTACAACTTCCAAATGAGTGGGAAATTGCCGGATCTGGACGAATTAATGAGCTCAATCGACGGTTATAAGCCTGTTCAGGAAAAGTACCCACATCCGGAAACGTAA
- the topA gene encoding type I DNA topoisomerase, translated as MGVEAPDFKPEYQPTDRGAEVIRRLRGLVASASEVYLATDPDREGEAIAWHLEDALKLTNPRRVTFGEITKTEVRAAIAAPREIDMQQVAAQEGRRVLDRLVGYTVSPIVSNHTGTTGLSAGRVQTPAVRLVLDREREIKSFSSTQHYGAELTFSNTWTAQWLTKTHLEEGGEYFQNEAFAKQIAEIRSVNVVSCEEKTAKQSPPPPFITSTLQQAASHVLKMNPKQAMQVAQKLYEQGAITYMRTDSPNLSEEAITAIYGIAETKGLPAAEKPRKWKAKADAQEAHEAIRPSNFSAERAGETVEEQALYRLIWNRAVACQLAEAEYAVRTALLQAQEPIDGRVIQFEAKGRKLTSPGWKALVEQDQSEEKEKEKTPNPVPKLEAGNGLTANAGRLLTKKTKAPKRFTEASLIKELEKRGIGRPSTYAAIMENIIHSKNYITVDKSRFLVPTDKAALVIDSLRGHFGFLDYEFTRSMEADLDQVAIGQASYKKVVSECHSQLVGEVEEFTCSVAPKYPCLECGKPMLKRKGKPDKATKKKTYFWGCSAYPECNHSLPDDNGQPGIRALKKPPVLSDHKCPDCSGPLVKRNGQKGVFWGCSAFPKCDLTLPDDNGVPGKRVAKAVPVLSEHKCPDCSKPLVHRVKKGAGAFDFWGCSGYPVCETTMNNKDGVLGIFPRKRT; from the coding sequence ATGGGCGTAGAAGCGCCTGACTTTAAACCGGAGTATCAGCCGACTGATCGAGGCGCTGAAGTTATACGGCGGTTACGTGGTTTGGTTGCTAGTGCGAGTGAAGTTTATTTAGCTACTGACCCAGATAGAGAAGGAGAGGCCATCGCTTGGCATCTAGAAGATGCTTTGAAACTCACTAATCCTCGGCGGGTTACATTTGGTGAAATCACCAAGACTGAAGTTAGAGCGGCGATAGCAGCACCTCGCGAAATTGATATGCAACAGGTGGCAGCTCAAGAGGGGAGGCGTGTTTTAGATCGGTTGGTAGGTTATACGGTTTCTCCGATAGTCTCAAATCACACCGGGACTACTGGCCTTTCAGCAGGTCGAGTGCAAACGCCTGCTGTCCGGTTAGTACTGGATAGGGAGCGCGAAATAAAGAGCTTCAGTTCCACTCAACACTATGGGGCCGAACTGACTTTTTCAAATACATGGACGGCTCAGTGGCTCACAAAAACTCATTTGGAAGAGGGCGGTGAGTATTTCCAGAATGAAGCCTTCGCTAAACAAATTGCTGAAATCCGATCTGTAAATGTCGTCTCTTGCGAAGAGAAAACGGCCAAACAATCACCACCGCCGCCGTTTATCACTTCGACGCTGCAGCAGGCGGCAAGTCACGTCTTAAAAATGAATCCTAAGCAAGCGATGCAGGTAGCGCAAAAGCTCTACGAGCAAGGCGCTATTACCTATATGCGTACCGATAGTCCAAATCTGTCGGAAGAGGCCATAACAGCGATTTATGGTATAGCAGAAACCAAAGGACTACCGGCGGCTGAGAAGCCCCGTAAATGGAAAGCAAAAGCAGATGCCCAAGAAGCGCATGAGGCCATCAGACCTAGTAATTTTAGTGCTGAAAGAGCAGGGGAGACCGTAGAAGAGCAAGCCCTATATCGCCTCATTTGGAATAGAGCCGTGGCCTGTCAATTAGCAGAAGCCGAGTACGCGGTGCGAACCGCTCTTTTGCAGGCTCAAGAACCCATAGATGGGCGAGTTATACAGTTTGAGGCGAAAGGGCGAAAACTAACCAGCCCTGGTTGGAAGGCTTTGGTAGAGCAAGATCAATCCGAAGAGAAAGAGAAAGAGAAAACCCCTAACCCGGTACCTAAGCTAGAGGCTGGGAATGGTTTAACCGCCAACGCAGGGCGCTTGCTCACCAAGAAAACCAAGGCACCAAAACGCTTTACAGAGGCGTCTTTGATCAAAGAACTAGAGAAACGTGGTATTGGTCGCCCGTCAACCTATGCGGCGATTATGGAGAACATCATCCATTCTAAAAACTATATCACTGTAGATAAATCTCGCTTCTTAGTCCCAACTGACAAAGCCGCACTTGTTATCGATTCGCTCAGAGGCCATTTCGGTTTTTTGGATTATGAATTCACACGGTCGATGGAAGCCGATCTAGACCAAGTAGCCATTGGTCAGGCGAGCTATAAAAAAGTGGTATCAGAGTGTCATAGCCAATTGGTGGGTGAAGTAGAGGAATTTACTTGCTCGGTAGCACCCAAGTACCCCTGTTTAGAATGCGGTAAGCCGATGCTAAAACGGAAAGGTAAACCAGATAAAGCCACAAAGAAAAAAACATATTTCTGGGGCTGTTCAGCGTATCCAGAATGTAATCACTCCTTACCCGATGATAACGGACAGCCTGGGATAAGGGCACTGAAGAAGCCACCAGTTCTAAGCGACCATAAATGTCCTGATTGCTCCGGGCCACTAGTAAAGAGGAATGGTCAGAAAGGTGTTTTTTGGGGGTGTTCAGCGTTCCCAAAATGCGATCTCACTTTGCCGGATGACAACGGAGTTCCAGGTAAAAGAGTGGCGAAGGCGGTTCCTGTTCTAAGCGAGCATAAATGTCCTGATTGCTCCAAACCGCTAGTACATCGAGTAAAGAAAGGAGCCGGTGCCTTTGATTTCTGGGGGTGTTCTGGGTACCCCGTTTGTGAAACGACGATGAACAATAAAGATGGGGTCCTAGGGATTTTCCCTCGTAAACGGACATAA
- a CDS encoding RnfH family protein encodes MRCTVVSETIEVEVAYAWEDEQMILKIEAKRPITLQEAIERSRIMEYFPEIDPIKVKTGIFGKAAKKDAELQPGDRVEIYRPLIADPKEARKKRAARRETP; translated from the coding sequence ATGAGGTGTACGGTGGTAAGTGAGACTATTGAAGTGGAAGTGGCCTATGCTTGGGAAGATGAGCAGATGATCCTTAAAATTGAGGCTAAGAGGCCGATTACACTGCAGGAAGCGATAGAGCGCTCCCGAATAATGGAATATTTTCCTGAGATTGATCCAATAAAGGTAAAAACAGGCATTTTCGGGAAAGCAGCGAAAAAAGATGCAGAACTGCAACCGGGAGACCGTGTTGAAATCTATCGACCACTGATCGCAGACCCCAAAGAAGCCCGGAAAAAGCGAGCAGCCCGAAGGGAAACACCTTAA
- a CDS encoding type II toxin-antitoxin system RatA family toxin, producing MPVVHKSALVAHSTEQMFDLINDVESYPQFLPWCHSTRLLSQTDDLLCGELEVARVGIKQKFSTCNRLFPHEKIEIELREGPFKQFRGEWRLQALSETASKIELELDFSFSGKLIDKAFSAVFSQIANTLVDSFCKRADEVYGGK from the coding sequence GTGCCAGTTGTACATAAAAGCGCTTTGGTAGCCCATTCCACCGAACAGATGTTTGACCTTATTAATGACGTGGAGTCCTATCCGCAGTTTCTTCCCTGGTGCCACTCCACTAGGCTGCTTTCCCAGACGGACGATCTGCTGTGTGGTGAATTAGAGGTGGCCAGGGTTGGTATTAAGCAGAAGTTCTCTACCTGCAATCGGTTATTTCCCCATGAAAAAATTGAAATAGAACTCAGGGAAGGCCCTTTCAAGCAATTTCGAGGAGAGTGGCGGCTGCAGGCGCTGAGTGAAACAGCTTCTAAAATTGAGCTGGAGCTGGATTTTTCGTTTTCCGGAAAGTTGATCGATAAGGCATTTAGTGCGGTATTCAGCCAGATCGCTAATACATTGGTAGATTCATTCTGTAAAAGAGCAGATGAGGTGTACGGTGGTAAGTGA
- a CDS encoding sodium-dependent transporter has translation MSERISMHGQWSSRLMFILAATGSAVGLGNIWKFPYIAGENGGGAFVLIYLLCIALIGIPIMMSEVLIGRRGRQSPINTLCTLARESGKASSWRVVGALGILAAFIIVSYYGVIAGWALAYIVRMASGIFTGVTAEGAASIFRGLVADPERLLAWHTIFMVMTTVLVARGVRPGLEQAIKVLMPALFVLLLILLVFAGTTGKFEEGVRFLFNPDFGAISVGGILIAMGHSFFTLSLGVGAIMMYGSYLPDGISIAKVSIAIALVDTLVALLSGLAIFPIVFATGMTADVGPGLIFQTLPIAFGQIPGGDFFGTLFFVLLVFAAWTSSISLVEPLVAWLVENKGFERSRAATRVGVCTWLLGIVTIMSFSSWSFQFSFGGETKNNGLFDVMDIMTSTFLLPLGGLAIALFAGRVMSRSSVVDELGGKDGFSFKLWYFVIRYITPAAFVAIFINRLFP, from the coding sequence TTGTCTGAGCGCATTTCAATGCATGGTCAGTGGTCTTCGCGGCTGATGTTTATTCTGGCGGCAACCGGCTCGGCCGTTGGCCTGGGTAATATTTGGAAGTTCCCCTATATTGCCGGTGAAAACGGGGGAGGGGCTTTTGTTCTCATCTATCTTCTCTGTATTGCACTCATTGGCATTCCCATCATGATGTCGGAAGTACTTATTGGCCGCCGAGGGCGCCAAAGCCCCATTAACACGCTGTGTACATTGGCTAGGGAATCGGGTAAGGCCTCTTCCTGGAGAGTGGTTGGAGCATTAGGCATTCTCGCCGCTTTTATTATTGTCTCCTATTATGGCGTCATTGCGGGTTGGGCACTGGCTTATATTGTCCGCATGGCATCAGGTATCTTTACCGGTGTGACGGCCGAGGGCGCGGCGAGCATCTTTAGGGGGCTAGTAGCAGATCCAGAACGGTTGCTGGCCTGGCATACCATTTTCATGGTGATGACAACGGTCCTGGTTGCCCGTGGTGTACGTCCGGGGCTGGAGCAGGCAATTAAAGTTTTGATGCCTGCTCTATTCGTTCTGCTGCTCATTCTTCTCGTTTTTGCCGGCACCACTGGCAAGTTCGAAGAGGGTGTGAGATTTCTCTTTAATCCTGATTTTGGTGCGATTTCAGTCGGTGGTATTTTGATCGCCATGGGACACTCTTTTTTCACCCTTAGTCTGGGTGTGGGGGCAATCATGATGTATGGCTCCTATTTGCCCGATGGTATCTCCATTGCCAAGGTGAGCATAGCGATCGCGTTGGTGGATACCCTTGTAGCATTGCTATCCGGGCTCGCTATTTTTCCCATTGTATTTGCCACGGGCATGACTGCCGATGTCGGGCCTGGGCTGATTTTTCAAACGCTCCCCATCGCCTTTGGCCAGATCCCCGGGGGTGACTTTTTCGGTACATTGTTCTTTGTCTTACTGGTTTTTGCCGCCTGGACATCTTCCATATCGCTGGTTGAGCCCCTAGTTGCATGGCTGGTGGAGAACAAAGGATTTGAAAGGAGCCGGGCGGCAACCCGGGTAGGGGTGTGTACCTGGTTGTTGGGCATTGTGACAATCATGTCATTCAGCTCCTGGTCGTTTCAATTCAGTTTTGGCGGTGAGACTAAAAACAACGGTCTGTTCGATGTGATGGATATCATGACATCCACTTTTCTTCTGCCCCTGGGAGGGCTTGCCATAGCGCTTTTTGCCGGCAGGGTAATGTCCCGATCTTCCGTCGTGGATGAACTTGGGGGCAAAGATGGTTTTAGCTTCAAGCTATGGTATTTTGTTATCAGATACATAACACCTGCTGCGTTTGTGGCAATATTCATAAACCGGCTCTTCCCCTAA
- the smpB gene encoding SsrA-binding protein SmpB encodes MAKKSKKKARDSGSTIALNKKAKHEYFIQERYEAGIALEGWEVKSLRNKSVQLSESYVTIKRNEAFLFGCLMTPLATASTHIHPDPTRTRKLLLHRQELDKLIGLVERKGFTLVPTAMYWKKGLAKVEIGLAKGKQLHDKRATDKDRDWQRDKQRILKAH; translated from the coding sequence ATGGCAAAAAAATCGAAGAAAAAGGCCCGTGACAGTGGTTCTACCATTGCCCTGAACAAAAAGGCCAAACACGAATATTTTATCCAGGAGCGCTACGAAGCGGGCATTGCCCTGGAAGGCTGGGAGGTCAAAAGCCTCAGAAACAAGAGTGTCCAGTTGAGTGAAAGCTATGTCACCATCAAGAGGAATGAAGCATTTCTCTTTGGCTGTCTGATGACGCCACTGGCTACCGCATCGACACACATACATCCCGATCCCACCAGGACCCGTAAACTCCTGCTTCATCGCCAGGAGTTGGATAAGCTGATCGGCCTGGTGGAGCGAAAGGGCTTCACCTTGGTCCCAACGGCCATGTATTGGAAAAAGGGGCTCGCAAAAGTCGAGATAGGTTTGGCCAAAGGCAAACAGTTACACGACAAACGGGCTACCGACAAAGATCGCGACTGGCAGAGAGACAAACAGCGTATTCTCAAGGCCCACTGA
- a CDS encoding helix-turn-helix domain-containing protein translates to MNKKIKKGNALDEESNTLNNRFFDRLKKLREHFGVSQAEMDGLLGIGKKSWQRYESGGHTPGSQVIAALARLDCNANWLLTGSGAMIMAQQPTPEPEPPTERSSGEQKEWERQAEKFRTASQVAFDMTKDDPSSNPAAIWAALIIELVTLHGLEQSGVERLYETLRSLQDREEAK, encoded by the coding sequence ATGAATAAGAAAATTAAAAAGGGTAACGCTTTGGACGAAGAAAGTAATACCCTAAATAATAGGTTTTTTGACCGATTAAAGAAGCTTCGGGAGCATTTTGGGGTATCTCAAGCAGAGATGGATGGTTTGCTGGGTATTGGGAAGAAGTCCTGGCAGCGTTATGAATCAGGTGGACATACCCCTGGAAGCCAGGTTATTGCAGCGCTCGCACGCCTCGATTGCAATGCCAACTGGTTACTAACAGGGAGTGGCGCCATGATTATGGCTCAACAGCCCACACCAGAACCTGAACCTCCCACGGAACGCTCATCTGGCGAGCAAAAGGAGTGGGAGCGCCAAGCAGAGAAGTTCAGGACAGCCTCCCAGGTTGCTTTCGATATGACAAAAGATGATCCCAGCTCAAACCCAGCAGCTATATGGGCTGCACTGATCATCGAACTAGTGACACTCCATGGGCTTGAACAATCTGGAGTTGAGCGTCTATATGAAACACTTCGCTCACTACAGGACCGCGAAGAAGCAAAATAG
- a CDS encoding helix-turn-helix domain-containing protein encodes MKNKIPTKKYPREDWHPADIKAALEKAGWSLSRLSIHHGYASRNTLKHALQRSWPKGQRLIAQAIGVPPEKIWPSRYRKHSPDASKKSNPKQRRRRVEG; translated from the coding sequence ATGAAGAATAAAATTCCTACAAAAAAATACCCCCGGGAGGATTGGCATCCAGCAGATATCAAAGCCGCCCTGGAAAAAGCCGGTTGGTCACTATCTCGGCTCTCTATCCATCACGGCTACGCCAGCCGCAACACACTAAAGCATGCGCTACAGCGTAGTTGGCCCAAGGGTCAACGGCTGATTGCCCAGGCAATCGGTGTTCCACCCGAAAAAATCTGGCCTTCCCGATATAGAAAACATTCACCTGATGCCTCCAAAAAGTCTAACCCAAAACAGAGAAGAAGGCGCGTTGAAGGATAA
- a CDS encoding helix-turn-helix domain-containing protein, whose translation MSFPRKRRNWKRVRPSNLRDAFRLCKEYAREKKNLSVERIADLMGVSVDSLYKWLSNGKMPASMIQGYEHFCGIHLVSDYLASSANRLVIDIPTGRAVSAMETNELQAVFSDAFGMLIRYYNGEADQQVTEDNLTCILAGLVWHRENVRKTEQPELEFGVKE comes from the coding sequence ATGAGCTTTCCAAGAAAACGGCGTAACTGGAAGCGAGTGCGTCCGAGCAATCTTCGGGATGCCTTTCGTCTCTGCAAAGAGTATGCAAGAGAGAAGAAAAACCTAAGCGTTGAACGGATCGCCGATCTGATGGGTGTGTCGGTAGACAGCCTCTATAAGTGGTTATCCAACGGCAAAATGCCTGCCTCGATGATCCAGGGCTACGAACATTTCTGCGGTATTCATCTTGTCAGCGATTACCTGGCCTCCAGCGCAAACAGACTGGTGATTGATATCCCTACTGGTCGAGCCGTTTCGGCGATGGAAACCAATGAGCTGCAGGCCGTTTTTTCAGATGCCTTCGGCATGCTGATCCGTTACTACAACGGTGAAGCCGATCAGCAGGTGACAGAGGATAACCTGACCTGCATTTTAGCCGGCTTGGTCTGGCACCGTGAGAATGTACGAAAGACGGAACAACCAGAACTCGAATTCGGAGTTAAGGAGTGA